A window of Primulina huaijiensis isolate GDHJ02 chromosome 9, ASM1229523v2, whole genome shotgun sequence contains these coding sequences:
- the LOC140984332 gene encoding NAD-dependent malic enzyme, mitochondrial, translated as MVNFSHQTKISSALLKRLHSRRANVAAVNVNGSRFFTTAEGHRPTIVNKRSLDILHDPWFNKGTAFSMTERDRLDLRGLLPPSVMTSEQQIERFMVDLKRLQVSARDGPSDPYSVAKWRILNRLHDRNETMYYKVLIDNIEEYAPIVYTPTVGHVCQNYGGLFRRPRGMYFSAADREEMMSMVYNWPADQVDMIVVTDGSRILGLGDLGVQGIGIAIGKLDLYVAAAGINPKRVLPVMIDVGTNNEKLLEDPLYLGLQQHRLDGEEYIAVIDEFMEAVFTRWPHVIVQFEDFQSKWAFKLLQRYRKEYRMFNDDVQGTAGVALAGLLGAVRAQGRPMIDFPKMKTVVAGAGSAGIGVLNAARKTMARMLGDTEVAFESARSQFWVVDANGLITEARENIDPDALPFARKVKETERQGLTEGAKLAEVVRQVKPDVLLGLSAVGGLFSKEVLEALKESTSTRPAIFPMSNPTRNAECTPEEAFSIVGEHIIFGSGSPFSNVNLGNGHVGHCNQANNMFLFPGIGLGTLLSGSKIVSDGMLQAAAECLAAYMTEEEVLKGIIYPSISRIRDITKEVAAAVIKEAIEEDLAEGYRETDARELQKFNKDEIKNYVTDNMWVPDYAKLVYKND; from the exons ATGGTGAATTTTTCGCATCAGACGAAGATTTCGTCCGCTTTGTTGAAGCGTTTGCATTCTCGGCGGGCTAATGTTGCCGCGGTGAATGTGAATGGTTCGAGGTTTTTCACCACGGCGGAGGGCCACCGTCCTACCATTGTTAACAAGCGCAGCCTTGATATCCTTCACGATCCATGGTTCAACAAG GGAACTGCATTTTCCATGACTGAACGTGATCGTCTCGACCTTCGTGGGCTATTGCCACCAAGTGTCATGACTTCTGAACAACAAATCGAGCGGTTTA TGGTGGACTTGAAAAGGCTTCAAGTAAGTGCTAGAGATGGGCCATCTGATCCATACAGTGTGGCTAAATGGCGCATTCTTAACCGTTTGCATGATAGAAACGAGACGATGTATTATAAG GTTCTGATCGACAATATTGAGGAGTATGCACCCATAGTCTATACTCCAACCGTTGGTCATGTTTGTCAAAATTATGGCGGCTTATTCCGACGACCTAGGGGAATGTATTTTAGTGCAGCAGATCGCGAAGAAATGATGTCTATGGTTTATAATTGGCCAGCCGACCAG GTTGATATGATTGTTGTAACTGACGGAAGCAGAATATTGGGTCTTGGAGATCTTGGCGTTCAGGGTATTGGAATTGCGATTGGAAAATTGGACCTTTATGTTGCTGCTGCTGGGATAAATCCTAAGAGA GTACTTCCTGTCATGATTGATGTCGGAACGAACAACGAGAAGCTTTTAGAAGACCCCTTGT ATTTGGGATTGCAACAGCATCGCCTTGATGGAGAGGAGTATATAGctgttattgatgaattcatGGAAGCGGTTTTTACTCGTTGGCCACATGTGATTGTCCAG TTTGAAGATTTTCAAAGCAAGTGGGCCTTCAAGTTGCTGCAGCGTTACAGGAAAGAATACAGAATGTTCAATGACGATGTTCAG GGAACAGCCGGAGTTGCACTTGCTGGTCTTTTAGGGGCAGTCAGAGCACAAGGTAGACCAATGATTGACTTCCCAAAAATGAAAACCGTTGTTGCTGGTGCTGGAAG TGCTGGAATTGGAGTTCTCAATGCCGCAAGAAAAACAATGGCAAGAATGCTAGGAGACACCGAAGTTGCTTTTGAAAGTGCAAGGAGTCAATTTTGGGTTGTGGATGCCAAT GGACTCATAACGGAGGCACGTGAAAACATAGATCCAGATGCTCTCCCATTTGCTAGGAAAGTCAAAGAAACTGAACGCCAAGGGCTGACAGAAGGGGCGAAGCTTGCAGAAGTG GTGCGGCAGGTAAAGCCAGATGTGCTTCTTGGCTTGTCAGCTGTTGGAGGCTTGTTTTCCAAAGAG gTTCTAGAGGCTCTCAAAGAATCAACTTCGACTAGACCAGCAATTTTTCCAATGTCTAATCCTACAAGAAATG CTGAATGCACACCTGAGGAAGCATTTTCCATTGTCGGAGAACACATCATATTTGGAAGTGGAAGCCCTTTTAGCAATGTTAATCTGG GAAATGGTCATGTTGGTCACTGCAACCAGGCAAACAACATGTTCCTTTTTCCCGG GATTGGACTTGGAACACTTCTATCTGGATCTAAGATTGTCTCAGATGGAATGCTACAGGCAGCAGCCGAATG CCTAGCTGCATATATGACTGAGGAAGAGGTACTTAAAGGAATAATATATCCATCAATATCGAG AATACGTGATATAACGAAGGAGGTCGCTGCAGCAGTCATTAAAGAAGCCATAGAAGAGGATCTGGCAGAAGGATATCGCGAAACAGATGCCCGAGAATTGCAGAAATTTAACAAG GAcgaaattaaaaattatgtaACGGACAATATGTGGGTACCCGATTATGCAAAATTGGTTTACAAGAATGATTGA
- the LOC140984485 gene encoding phragmoplastin DRP1E-like — protein sequence MATMESLIGLVNRIQRACTALGDYGGGDEAFSSLWDALPSVAVVGGQSSGKSSVLESIVGRDFLPRGSGIVTRRPLVLQLQQTEDAKQEYAEFGHLPRRRFTDFSLVRQEIQDETDRVTGKTKMISPVPIHLSIYSPYVVNLTLIDLPGLTKVAVEGQQESIVEDIENMVRSYVEKPNSIILAISPANQDIATSDAIKLSREVDPSGERTFGVLTKLDLMDKGTNAVDVLEGRSYRLQHPWVGVVNRSQDDINKSVDMIVARRKEREYFATSPDYGHLASKMGSEYLAKLLSKHLESVIRARIPSITSLINKSIDELDAELDHLGRPVAVDAGAQLYTILELCRAFDRIFKEHLDGGRPGGDRVYGVFDNQLPAALRKLPFDRHLSLQNVKRIVSEADGYQPHLIAPEQGYRRLIEGSLNYFRGPAEASVDAVHFVLKELVRKSIGECQELKRFPSLQSAIAGASNEALERFREEGKKAVIRLVDMESSYLTVEFFRRLPQEFEKMGNPGGNPKENPRENSAAAPPVDRYGDGHFRRIGSNVSSYVNMVSETLRNSIPKAVVYCQVKEAKQNLLNHFYILIGKKEGKQLADLLDEDPALMEKRLQYAKRLELYKKARDEIDSVSWVR from the exons atggcgACAATGGAGAGTTTGATCGGGCTGGTGAACAGGATTCAAAGGGCATGTACCGCCCTCGGTGACTACGGAGGTGGTGACGAGGCTTTTTCCTCTCTCTGGGATGCTCTACCTTCCGTCGCCGTTGTCGGTGGACAG AGTTCAGGAAAGTCATCTGTGTTAGAGAGCATCGTGGGGAGAGATTTTCTTCCTCGAGGCTCTG GCATTGTCACAAGGCGGCCCTTGGTGCTGCAACTGCAACAAACTGAAGATGCAAAGCAGGAATATGCTGAGTTTGGGCATCTACCACGGAGACGATTCACTGATTTCT CCTTGGTTCGCCAGGAGATTCAGGATGAGACTGACAGAGTCACAGGGAAGACAAAGATGATTTCTCCTGTTCCTATTCACCTGAGCATCTACTCCCCCTATG TTGTCAATTTAACTCTGATTGATCTGCCTGGTTTGACTAAAGTTGCTGTTG AGGGGCAACAAGAAAGCATTGTCGAAGATATCGAGAACATGGTTCGCTCTTATGTTGAGAAG CCCAACAGTATCATATTGGCAATATCTCCTGCGAACCAAGATATCGCAACCTCAGATGCCATTAAACTCTCAAGAGAAGTGGATCCATCTG GTGAACGCACATTTGGGGTGCTGACTAAGCTAGATCTGATGGATAAAGGAACTAATGCAGTGGAT GTTCTAGAAGGAAGATCATATCGTTTACAACACCCATGGGTGGGTGTTGTGAATCGTTCACAAGACGATATCAACAAAAGTGTTGATATGATTGTTGCTCGGCGGAAAGAACGTGAGTATTTTGCTACGAGTCCCGACTATGGACACTTGGCAAGTAAAATGGGCTCCGAGTATCTTGCGAAGCTTCTTTCGAAG CATCTGGAATCTGTCATAAGGGCTAGAATACCAAGTATCACTTCACTGATCAACAAAAGCATTGATGAACTAGATGCTGAGCTGGACCACCTCGGAAGGCCCGTAGCTGTCGATGCAGGG GCTCAATTGTACACCATCTTAGAACTTTGCCGTGCTTTTGACCGAATTTTCAAGGAGCATCTTGATGGAGG CCGACCAGGCGGTGATCGGGTTTATGGAGTTTTTGACAACCAACTGCCAGCTGCTTTGAGAAAGCTTCCATTTGATCGACATCTCTCATTGCAGAATGTGAAAAGGATTGTATCAGAAGCTGATGGTTATCAACCACACTTGATTGCTCCTGAGCAAGGTTACCGACGACTTATTGAgggttcactaaattattttagGGGGCCAGCTGAAGCATCTGTGGATGCC GTTCACTTTGTTCTAAAGGAACTCGTGAGAAAGTCAATTGGGGAATGTCAG GAATTAAAGCGTTTTCCATCTCTGCAATCAGCAATAGCTGGGGCATCAAACGAAGCATTGGAACGGTTTCGTGAGGAGGGCAAGAAAGCAGTGATTAGATTGGTTGATATGGAATCGTCTTATCTGACTGTTGAATTCTTCCGGAGACTTCCCCAGGAATTCGAGAAAATGGGAAACCCAGGGGGTAACCCAAAGGAGAATCCAAGGGAAAATTCAGCAGCTGCCCCACCCGTTGATCGTTATGGTGATGGACATTTCAGGAGGATAGGATCAAATGTTTCATCTTATGTTAATATGGTGTCTGAGACTCTGAGGAACTCAATTCCAAAGGCCGTGGTTTACTGTCAAGTGAAGGAGGCCAAACAGAATTTGCTAAATCACTTTTACATTCTGATTGGGAAGAAAGAG GGTAAGCAACTCGCGGACTTGTTAGACGAAGATCCAGCATTGATGGAGAAGAGACTGCAATATGCTAAAAGGCTTGAATTATACAAGAAAGCAAGGGACGAAATCGATTCTGTCTCATGGGTTCGATGA
- the LOC140984044 gene encoding uncharacterized protein, translating to MNGACCLFQLRQSPPTSLILRRCSFSKLLNFGPPKIVCPVVCFAKKMQTTAYGIVDGSYVPSVDASQGSKSPDQAAVSLEAVGAFQKLPMVMPSVDILYSALRKAKRISPTKGIANIAKREKNRGAKQLDALMKELAVPLRTYKENFPNKKILHPYERSLIELTLGDGNYEEVLGKVDMLRKKVVSVGKEHAAHCAKSLSKREAEERLSEGMNKIEEIFSCEGRVVDELLNIAKTLRAMPVIDLETPTLCLVGAPNVGKSSLVRLLSTGKPEVCNYPFTTRGILMGHINLSFQNFQVTDTPGLLRRHDEDRNNLEKLTLAVLSHLPTAVLYVHDLSGECGTSPSDQFAIYREIRERFSDHLWLDVVSKCDLIQDSPVVFITEDSSTDNSELAQYRQIGPDGALRVSVTNEVGIDELKRRVHELLVSQLAKIKHLKNNQETPRS from the exons ATGAACGGCGCGTGTTGTCTATTCCAGCTGCGGCAAAGTCCCCCGACCTCTCTAATCTTAAGAAGATGCAGTTTTTCCAAAC TTCTCAATTTTGGGCCTCCGAAGATTGTGTGTCCGGTGGTGTGTTTCGCCAAGAAAATGCAGACCACTGCCTATGGAATTGTGGATGGAAGTTACGTTCCAAGTGTTGATGCTTCGCAAGGGAGCAAAAGTCCG GACCAAGCGGCAGTGTCTTTAGAAGCTGTTGGTGCATTTCAAAAGCTTCCCATGGTGATGCCGTCGGTTGATATCCTTTATTCAGCATTGAGGAAGGCAAAGAGGATCTCACCCACAAAGG GCATTGCTAATATTGCGAAACGTGAAAAAAATCGAGGAGCAAAACAACTTGATGCTTTAATGAAG GAGCTTGCGGTTCCACTGAGGACATACAAAGAGAACTTccccaataaaaaaattttgcatCCTTATGAACGTTCTTTAATTGAGTTGACTCTTGGAGATGGAAACTATGAAGAG GTGTTGGGCAAGGTTGATATGTTGAGGAAGAAAGTGGTGTCAGTAGGAAAAGAACACGCAGCTCATTGTGCCAAG TCACTCTCAAAGCGTGAAGCTGAGGAGCGCTTGAGTGAG GGAATGAATAAAATTGAAGAAATCTTTAGTTGTGAAGGAAGAGTTGTAGATGAGTTGTTGAACATTGCTAAG ACTTTGCGGGCAATGCCTGTAATCGATTTGGAAACACCCACTCTCTGTCTTGTTGGTGCACCTAATGTTGGAAAATCATCATTGGTACGTCTACTGTCAACAGGAAAGCCTGAG GTCTGCAATTATCCATTCACAACCAGAGGAATTTTGATGGGTCACATAAACTTGAGCTTCCAGAATTTTCAG GTAACAGATACTCCTGGTTTATTAAGGAGACATGACG AAGATAGGAATAATCTTGAAAAATTGACGCTCGCTGTGCTCTCTCATTTGCCAACTGCTGTACTCTATGTGCATGATCTCTCTGGAGAGTGTGGGACATCACCTTCTGATCAg TTTGCCATTTACAGAGAAATAAGAGAGAGGTTTAGTGACCATCTTTGGCTTGATGTGGTCTCCAAGTGTGATTTGATACAGGATTCTCCTGTCGTCTTCATCACAGAAGATAGTAGCACTGATAATTCAGAGCTGGCACAGTATCGTCAAATTGGACCTGATGGAGCTTTGCGTGTCTCAGTCACAAATGAAGTGGGTATTGATGAG TTGAAGAGAAGAGTGCATGAACTGCTAGTTTCTCAGTTAGCAAAGATAAAGCACTTGAAAAACAATCAAGAAACTCCAAGGTCTTGA
- the LOC140984045 gene encoding phosphatidylinositol N-acetylglucosaminyltransferase subunit P-like: MDDPCSVNSPRRILSFSRNRRAHVPSSADSDDRYPTGFGVSGEHGPKLSEVYGFVGSITTVVATAIFIVWAYFPDHWLHSMGIYYYPNRYWALAVPTYVVVTIVLAIGFYTGLNFLATPPPTSLSSMFDDFSREPLDTILLQDDDDEYPIEPIYDIDINQINDIVFSNLNDNPVTDIVT; encoded by the exons ATGGATGATCCTTGTTCAGTGAATAGCCCCCGGAGGATCCTAAGCTTCTCCAGAAACCGGAGAGCTCACGTACCTTCTTCTGCGGATTCAGACGACCGCTATCCCACCGGATTCGGTGTTTCCGGCGAGCACGGACCTAAACTTTCAGAAGTATATGGATTTGTCGGATCCATCACCACGGTTGTCGCTACCG CCATTTTCATAGTATGGGCGTATTTTCCAGACCATTGGTTACATTCCATGGGGATCTATTACTATCCAAACAG GTATTGGGCATTGGCTGTGCCGACATATGTTGTGGTCACAATCGTACTGGCTATTGGATTTTATACTGGTCTCAACTTTTTGGCTACCCCTCCTCCTACATCCTTGAGCTCAATGTTTG ATGACTTCAGTAGGGAACCGCTGGATACCATCCTCTTACAAGATGACGATGATGAGTACCCCATTGAACCTATATATGACATTGACATCAACCAAATTAATGACATCGTGTTTAGCAATCTGAATGATAACCCTGTCACGGATATAGTCACTTAA